In the Marinomonas algicola genome, one interval contains:
- a CDS encoding ABC transporter permease: protein MTGFSEALALLSFGDQGWGDELLKGLLITLLLACSALPFGLLLGGSVSAMSMSQSRLTRSIALLFTTVIRGLPELLTLFMIYHGVGLFINQLLAWFSPNNGYFDFSPFLAGVIALSLVFSGYAAEVLRGAWQSIDKGQREAGQSLAMGRVQIFWLIERPQIIRLALPGLGNLWINLVKDTALVSVIALDDLMRMTNIAVGATKKPFLFYLTVCALYWLICILFERVLAQLEIRANRGMQPRH, encoded by the coding sequence ATGACAGGGTTCTCTGAAGCATTAGCACTTCTTAGTTTTGGTGATCAAGGGTGGGGTGATGAACTGCTCAAAGGTCTACTGATTACGTTATTGTTGGCTTGTTCTGCTCTCCCCTTTGGTTTGCTTTTGGGGGGCAGTGTGTCGGCAATGTCGATGAGTCAATCACGTTTAACAAGAAGTATAGCACTTCTGTTTACAACGGTTATTCGAGGGCTGCCTGAGCTGTTAACGCTGTTTATGATTTATCACGGTGTTGGCTTATTCATAAATCAACTGCTCGCCTGGTTCAGCCCCAATAATGGCTATTTTGACTTCAGTCCTTTTCTTGCTGGCGTGATCGCTCTGAGTTTGGTGTTTAGTGGTTATGCTGCAGAAGTGTTGCGTGGGGCGTGGCAGTCTATTGATAAAGGACAACGAGAAGCCGGTCAGTCTCTTGCTATGGGGAGGGTGCAAATTTTCTGGTTAATCGAGCGGCCACAAATTATTCGTTTGGCTCTGCCTGGACTTGGAAACCTTTGGATTAATTTAGTCAAGGATACAGCGTTAGTGTCTGTTATTGCGCTAGATGATTTGATGAGAATGACCAATATTGCTGTTGGTGCGACAAAAAAACCATTTTTGTTTTACCTCACTGTGTGCGCGCTTTATTGGCTGATTTGTATTTTGTTTGAGCGGGTATTGGCTCAGCTTGAGATTAGGGCCAATCGGGGCATGCAACCTCGTCATTAA
- a CDS encoding transporter substrate-binding domain-containing protein, which yields MKNVFLTSAVLSCLSLTAMSVVASDTLRIGTEGAYPPFNYYTADGQLAGFDIDIGKAICLEMKRECKFVAQDWDGIIPALLANKYDLVLASMFITEARKEQVAFSQPYQASAMTFVADKYVALTDVSPDAMKGKIIGAQGSTTQAEYLLANYPESDVRLYPTQDAVNLDLVSGRIDAQAGDIMPMTDWLNSVDGACCERVGEMITDPAYVGDGVGMAMRKGDKALLKDVNLALAAIIANGTYQKINKKYFTLNLLTLE from the coding sequence ATGAAAAATGTTTTTTTGACCAGTGCCGTTCTCTCTTGTCTTTCGTTAACGGCGATGTCCGTTGTGGCTAGCGATACTTTACGAATCGGAACAGAAGGGGCTTACCCCCCATTTAATTATTATACAGCGGATGGCCAATTGGCTGGATTTGACATTGATATTGGTAAAGCGATTTGTCTGGAAATGAAGCGTGAGTGTAAGTTTGTTGCTCAAGATTGGGACGGTATCATTCCGGCTCTTTTAGCAAACAAGTACGATCTTGTATTAGCGTCAATGTTTATTACAGAGGCGCGTAAAGAGCAGGTTGCATTCAGTCAGCCTTATCAAGCTTCTGCGATGACGTTTGTGGCGGATAAATACGTTGCACTGACTGATGTGTCACCTGATGCCATGAAGGGAAAAATTATTGGGGCTCAAGGTTCTACTACTCAAGCTGAGTACCTACTCGCAAATTATCCTGAATCTGATGTGCGTTTATACCCAACACAAGACGCTGTTAATTTGGATTTGGTGAGCGGACGCATTGATGCTCAAGCGGGCGATATTATGCCTATGACGGATTGGTTGAACTCTGTCGATGGTGCTTGTTGCGAACGGGTTGGCGAAATGATCACGGACCCTGCTTACGTTGGTGACGGTGTTGGTATGGCGATGAGGAAGGGCGATAAGGCATTATTGAAAGACGTGAACCTTGCCTTAGCGGCGATTATTGCGAACGGCACCTATCAAAAAATTAATAAAAAATATTTCACTCTTAACCTGCTGACGTTGGAATAA
- a CDS encoding LysR family transcriptional regulator, whose product MLYIAYRYAYLHLWNLTMLSAKDRLLRNLDWNLLYTFLVIVNEGGISAAARKLSLSQPSVSNALKRLEEHFDKPLILRKKGFFSLTLQGMRVYEYASAASRVIGNMADQFVEQKDTVQGEITIEIASHLQCPAFDKTLAKYHALYPNVIFNINTHPSADIVSHVLEGALHIGLSNKKMAKTGLRFDFIGYEKMGFYCGKDHPCFGKPDLSIDDLKGGAYISFESDQPGEGLDAIAQFRDEHQFWGKLVAVSSNVEEIRRLILAGIGFGALTIDSATPYVGQGLLWPLPPYNDFPVTEIYLVSPETVSLKEIETNFIKLLKKQVREEISLNQ is encoded by the coding sequence ATGCTATACATAGCCTACCGCTATGCTTATTTACATTTATGGAATTTAACCATGCTGTCAGCCAAAGATAGATTGCTTCGAAACTTAGATTGGAACCTCCTCTACACTTTTTTAGTTATAGTCAATGAAGGTGGCATCAGTGCGGCCGCCAGGAAGCTTTCGTTAAGTCAACCTAGTGTCAGTAATGCATTAAAAAGATTAGAAGAACACTTCGATAAGCCATTGATATTACGTAAAAAAGGCTTTTTCTCATTAACACTCCAAGGTATGAGGGTGTATGAATATGCGTCTGCGGCAAGCCGAGTTATCGGCAATATGGCCGATCAATTTGTAGAGCAAAAAGACACAGTTCAAGGTGAAATAACCATTGAAATCGCCAGCCACTTACAATGCCCTGCCTTCGATAAAACCTTAGCCAAGTATCATGCTCTCTATCCGAACGTCATTTTCAATATCAATACACACCCAAGCGCCGATATTGTGAGTCATGTTCTCGAAGGTGCTCTACACATTGGCTTAAGCAATAAAAAAATGGCTAAAACAGGACTTCGCTTTGATTTTATTGGGTATGAAAAAATGGGCTTTTACTGCGGTAAAGATCATCCTTGCTTCGGTAAACCGGATCTATCTATAGACGACCTTAAAGGTGGAGCTTATATCTCATTTGAAAGCGATCAACCAGGAGAGGGATTAGATGCGATTGCCCAGTTTCGGGATGAGCATCAATTCTGGGGGAAATTGGTCGCTGTATCTTCCAATGTTGAGGAAATTCGTCGCTTAATTCTTGCTGGTATTGGCTTTGGAGCCTTGACCATAGACAGCGCCACACCCTATGTCGGTCAAGGATTATTATGGCCCTTGCCCCCCTATAATGACTTTCCGGTCACAGAGATTTACCTTGTTAGTCCGGAAACAGTTAGTCTGAAAGAGATAGAAACAAACTTTATTAAATTACTAAAAAAACAAGTGAGAGAAGAAATATCACTCAATCAATAA
- the recN gene encoding DNA repair protein RecN: MLTSIAIANFAIVESLELELRKGMTVISGETGAGKSIMVDALSLCLGARTDSGVVRHGEKKAEISATFDVSNNINATKWLHDRDLESDQYCILRRIITKEGKSKAYINNRPCALADLKTIGAYLIDIHGQHEHQSLLKKSAQRVQVDAFGGLNSLSHKVKSQYQDWKKMRDELNARLTRSTDQESRIQLLTYQVQELEVLNLKGGELKALEEEQKFLATIADAQQKVYQTNLLLAEEEDSNIRSLLNHALLTASSIQTRTPHLQSACDLMNEAIIQIEEACNSLSHYQDTLEQDPARLNEVEQRLSDIYDTARKHKTTPEELVLLQETLTADLNDIIGSNENLDVLKEKEEKAYQALTEMATELTEQRMKAKEVLATKVEEQIHGLGMPYAQFQIHCHPLDEVTANGFEEIEYMIASNPGQPAQPLRKVASGGELSRISLGIQVVTASTSTIPTLIFDEVDVGISGGIAEVVGRMLRSVGTKGQVFCVTHLAQVAAQGHQHLLVQKQVEQDHTSSQVTTLHKKDRTVEIARLLGGLELTQQTLAHAREMLGNVHLQ, encoded by the coding sequence ATGCTGACAAGTATTGCTATTGCCAATTTTGCCATTGTTGAATCCCTAGAACTTGAATTGCGTAAAGGAATGACCGTTATATCCGGTGAAACAGGTGCGGGCAAGTCGATAATGGTGGATGCTTTATCTTTATGTCTCGGCGCCAGAACAGACAGTGGCGTCGTCAGACATGGTGAAAAAAAAGCCGAAATCAGTGCCACATTTGATGTAAGCAATAATATCAATGCAACTAAATGGCTACACGATCGAGATTTAGAGTCTGATCAATATTGTATTTTGCGAAGAATCATTACAAAAGAAGGCAAGTCAAAAGCCTATATCAATAATCGCCCTTGCGCATTAGCCGATTTAAAAACCATTGGCGCCTATTTAATTGATATTCATGGACAGCATGAACACCAGTCTTTGTTGAAAAAAAGCGCCCAACGCGTTCAAGTTGACGCTTTCGGCGGCCTAAATTCACTAAGCCATAAAGTAAAAAGCCAATATCAAGATTGGAAAAAAATGCGAGACGAACTAAACGCACGGCTAACTCGCTCTACAGATCAAGAATCCCGCATTCAATTATTAACTTATCAAGTGCAAGAGTTAGAGGTTTTGAATCTCAAAGGCGGTGAATTAAAAGCATTGGAAGAAGAGCAAAAATTTTTGGCAACAATTGCCGATGCGCAACAGAAGGTCTATCAAACCAACTTACTACTTGCTGAAGAAGAGGATAGCAACATTCGCTCCTTGCTCAATCATGCCTTATTAACGGCCTCTAGTATTCAAACGCGCACGCCTCATTTACAAAGCGCTTGCGACTTAATGAATGAAGCCATTATTCAAATTGAAGAAGCGTGCAATAGCCTTTCTCATTATCAAGACACACTTGAGCAGGACCCAGCACGGCTAAATGAAGTAGAACAACGTCTCAGCGATATTTATGACACGGCCAGAAAACACAAAACAACACCGGAAGAATTGGTCTTATTACAGGAAACCCTTACCGCCGATTTAAATGACATCATCGGCAGTAATGAAAATCTAGACGTATTAAAGGAAAAAGAAGAAAAGGCGTATCAGGCCCTGACAGAAATGGCAACGGAGCTTACAGAACAAAGAATGAAAGCTAAGGAAGTTCTAGCGACAAAAGTTGAAGAGCAGATTCATGGGCTAGGCATGCCTTATGCTCAGTTTCAAATTCATTGCCATCCTTTAGACGAAGTCACAGCAAATGGCTTCGAAGAGATTGAATACATGATTGCTTCAAACCCAGGACAACCCGCTCAACCTTTAAGGAAAGTAGCGTCTGGAGGTGAGTTATCTCGGATCAGCTTAGGGATACAAGTCGTCACGGCGAGCACATCAACGATACCAACGCTTATTTTCGATGAGGTTGATGTTGGTATCAGCGGAGGAATTGCAGAAGTTGTAGGGCGCATGTTGCGTTCCGTAGGTACAAAAGGGCAGGTTTTTTGTGTTACCCATTTAGCGCAAGTAGCAGCGCAAGGCCACCAGCACCTGTTAGTACAAAAACAAGTCGAGCAAGACCACACATCGTCTCAAGTCACTACGCTGCATAAAAAGGACCGGACCGTAGAAATTGCTCGTCTGTTAGGAGGATTAGAACTCACTCAACAAACGTTAGCCCATGCAAGAGAAATGCTTGGTAACGTTCACCTTCAATAA
- the fur gene encoding ferric iron uptake transcriptional regulator, whose product MTNENQELKKAGLKVTLPRVKILQILEGSEGSHLSADDVYRKLLDQGEDVGLATVYRVLTQFESAGLVMRHHFEAGTAVFEIAQEEHHDHMICLDTGTVIEFFDPIIEQRQKEIAAEHGYEIEDHNLILYVKPKS is encoded by the coding sequence ATGACAAACGAAAATCAAGAATTGAAGAAAGCAGGCCTAAAAGTAACCTTACCTAGGGTAAAGATTTTACAAATCTTGGAAGGTTCAGAAGGTTCCCATTTAAGTGCTGATGATGTATACCGTAAGTTATTAGATCAGGGGGAGGATGTCGGTCTAGCCACTGTATATCGTGTACTGACTCAATTTGAAAGTGCTGGTTTGGTTATGCGCCATCATTTTGAAGCAGGAACGGCGGTATTTGAAATCGCTCAAGAAGAGCATCATGATCATATGATCTGTTTAGATACAGGTACCGTGATTGAGTTTTTTGATCCTATTATTGAGCAACGTCAAAAAGAAATTGCCGCTGAACACGGTTACGAAATCGAAGATCATAATTTGATTTTATACGTTAAGCCAAAATCGTAG